agtctatcaacgatagaagtctatcatcgGTAGACTTTGGTCAAGGAGTATAACTAAAAGTAACACCAAAACTTAGGAACATTTTGAACAATGTAGctcaattaaaatttactgAAAAATGCACCGGTACATTATTTGAAACTTCCTCTTCATTTAAAGAGGctaatattagaaaaagacGCACTGAggctatttttacaattaataTGGGCTGTTGACTTGGCCCAGCCCAAAACATAAACCCTAGAGTAGCACAAACAAATGCCTCATTCTTCTTGAAACCGCATATTAAGCGTTTTATCACTTCTCACCACCTCTCATTCCTCCTCTTCCGCACGTTGTTTCGCTCCTCAACGGGAGTGCCTTCCCTTTGCTCTCCCTCCAggttcttcttccttctcatcTCCTTTCCAAGTAATTTCATTCCGTTTTTTCTCTTAATCGTATCTTGTTCAGATTCTTTcgctttttttgtttttgttttgtaatttcgCCTTACTAGATCTGTGTTTTCACTCGTTTATATTCGATAAATGCTTCCAAGATTCATTTCTTAATCGCTTGTATTCGGTGGATTGAATGATAGTCGTTATCTAAGTTTTGATTACTGTTTTGGTATGGATCGGTTGAACCAACGGGGTTTAAGTTGATGGAAGTAGGCTATGTTAAGGATTTGATTCCTTTTTATGACTATATgtgtgttcttttttcttctctagatgatgttatttgattgatttaacAGTCGTGTTCTGTTTTTCTGCAGTTTATAGTCCTCGGTCTTTCGAAGACTTATCAAGATGGTTAGTATACCTCTTGTCATCGCGATTTTGATTGAGTGATGTGTTAAGTGCTTCTTTAAGTTTGTAGCTGACGCgattttgtatatttgaaattgtgCGTGTGCAGGTGAAGTTTACAGCAGAAGAGCTCCGTCGGATTATGGACTATAAGCATAACATTCGTAATATGTCTGTTATTGCTCACGTAGATCATGGTAAGCTACTTagtttaagtttatttatGTTGAGCATCTATTTTTGAAGATTGACATCTTAGCTTTCATTTATTGTATATTTGGTAAgcatcatttctttttctcccgAGGAACTGTACATGTCAATTCACATGACAATAAAACAATCTTTCTTGGACATCAGTTTTTGAGGTTCAATCAGACGACCAATTTTGTTGGTTGAAAGATGCTTGTGGAGCATAGCATAGACCTAACGGAATCAGTACTTTTTGATGGATGGACTtgtcttttgttcttttattttcaaaagaaattgcaTATGCTTATATTACCTCATTGTTGATTGAAAGATTGGGTAATTGGGGTAAATATACGTTGTAAAAACTAATGttaattatcatttatcaTTATATACCTTATTTAGTGCTTATTCATCTCCTTTTTCCTCATTTCAGGGAAGTCGACACTTACAGATTCTCTTGTGGCTGCTGCGGGTATCATCGCACAAGAAGTTGCCGGTGATGTACGAATGACAGATACTCGCCAAGATGAGGCAGAGCGTGGTATCACCATTAAATCTACTGGAATCTCCCTCTACTATGAGATGTCTGATGAATCCTTGAAAAGTTACAAGGGAGAGAGACATGGAAATGAGTATCTTATCAATCTTATTGATTCACCTGGGCACGTTGACTTCTCGTCGGAGGTTACAGCTGCTTTGCGTATTACTGATGGTGCTCTTGTTGTGGTGGATTGCATCGAAGGTGTTTGTGTCCAAACAGAGACTGTGCTCCGTCAGGCTTTGGGAGAGAGGATTAGACCTGTCTTGACTGTTAACAAGATGGATAGGTGCTTCCTTGAACTTCAAGTGGATGGAGAAGAGGCTTATCAAACATTCCAGAGGGTCATTGAGAATGCCAATGTGATTATGGCCACGTATGAGGATCCACTTCTGGGCGATGTTCAAGTGTACCCGGAGAAAGGAACAGTTGCTTTCTCTGCTGGTTTGCACGGCTGGGCATTTACCCTGACTAACTTTGCCAAGATGTATGCCTCCAAGTTTGGAGTAGATGAGGCGAAGATGATGGAGAGACTTTGGGGTGAGAATTTCTTTGATCCTGCAACGAAGAAGTGGACAAGCAAGAACACTGGCACGGCAACATGCAAGCGTGGGTTTGTCCAGTTCTGCTACGAACCCATCAAGCAGATCATTGCAACTTGCATGAACGATCGGAAGGACAAGCTATGGCCCATGTTGCAGAAGCTTGGTGTTGTCATGAAGTCTGATGAGAAGGATCTGATGGGCAAACCACTGATGAAGCGGGTCATGCAAACATGGCTACCAGCAAGTACTGCTCTTTTGGAAATGATGATCTTTCATCTTCCATCCCCTGCCAAGGCTCAAAAGTATCGTGTGGAGAATTTGTATGAGGGTCCACAAGATGATGTTTACGCTAGTGCCATTAGAAATTGTGATCCTGAGGGACCTCTTATGCTTTATGTATCAAAGATGATTCCAGCATCTGACAAGGGCAGGTTCTTTGCCTTTGGACGTGTGTTCTCTGGGAAAGTTTCAACTGGTTTGAAAGTTAGAATCATGGGCCCCAACTATGTTCCTGGTGAGAAAAAAGATTTGTATGTTAAGAGCGTCCAGAGAACTGTCATTTGGATgggaaagaagcaagaaacaGTGGAGGATGTGCCTTGTGGTAACACTGTTGCCATGGTTGGGCTGGATCAATTTATCACTAAGAATGCCACTCTGACAAATGAAAAGGAAGTCGATGCTCATCCAATTCGAGCCATGAAGTTTTCTGTATCTCCCGTCGTGCGTGTTGCCGTTCAGTGCAAGGTGGCCTCTGATCTTCCCAAGCTTGTGGAAGGACTTAAACGTCTGGCCAAGTCAGACCCTATGGTTGTGTGTACCATGGAGGAATCTGGTGAGCACATTGTTGCTGGCGCTGGAGAACTACATCTTGAGATCTGTTTGAAGGATTTGCAAGATGATTTCATGGGTGGAGCTGAGATCATAAAATCTGACCCTGTTGTCTCTTTCCGTGAAACCGTACTTGAGAGGTCATGCCGCACAGTGATGAGCAAGTCCCCTAACAAGCACAATCGACTGTACATGGAAGCACGACCCATGGAGGATGGACTGGCAGAGGCTATTGATGATGGCCGCATTGGACCACGAGATGATCCTAAAGTTAGGTCTAAAATTTTGTCAGAGGAGTTTGCTTGGGACAAAGATCTTGCTAAGAAGATTTGGTGCTTTGGTCCTGAGACTACCGGCCCTAACATGGTGGTTGATATGTGTAAGGGAGTTCAATACCTGAATGAAATCAAGGATTCCGTTGTTGCTGGTTTCCAATGGGCGTCGAAAGAAGGTGCATTGGCGGAAGAGAACATGAGAGGCATCTGTTTTGAAGTGTGTGATGTGGTGGCTTCACGCTGATGCCATCCACAGAGGAGGTGGTCAAGTGATTCCGACTGCTAGGAGGGTAATCTACGCTTCTCAGCTGACTGCCAAACCAAGACTTCTTGAGCCAGTGTACCTAGTGGAGATTCAGGCTCCGGAGCAAGCTCTTGGTGGTATCTACAGTGTTCTTAATCAAAAGCGTGGGCATGTCTTTGAGGAAATGCAGAGGCCTGGCACACCTCTTTACAACATCAAGGCATATCTCCCCGTCATCGAATCATTTGGGTTCTCGAGCACTTTGAGAGCTGCAACTTCTGGACAGGCATTCCCACAGTGTGTGTTTGACCATTGGGAAATGATGTCTTCAGATCCATTAGAAAGTGGGTCTCAAGCTGCGCAGTTGGTTGCTGATATCAGGAAGAGGAAGGGGTTGAAGGAGCAAATGACCCCACTTTCCGATTTCGAGGACAAGCTGTAGATTGAGCTCGCATTGTTGgttaatatatttaagaatCGCCCTTAAATCCGCAGGTTTGAGGTTCTAATTTCCTATGggaagttttttgttttttgaaaagattgtTGTTATGTTTGAGTATTTTAattgcaattatttttaagaactaTTGTTACTCCATTTCTGTCAAAAAGATGCGTGATGATGGGCAAAATTTTGGAGTTTTCAggattttcttttggtttatttatttacctttCAAAGTTGGTTTAAATCTTGATTTAGTTCTTGAAATCATAAGATGCTTTGTATTTTGGTTCCAAAACcttggttttaattttattttggtccctttttatttttataaattaataatacgaAGACAGTAAAGTGCCCTAACAATTAACACTAACATTTATACTCAAGAGGATATGGCTTTGGAATAATAAGCTTTGAATGCTGGAAATGAAACATAGTAATGTCtaccattgttattttttttcctttcaagttttaagaatttaattctacattttaaaagtatagaattcaaatgttatacaaatacaataatttgTATGTTTTAGAAGGATTTGAACTACAAATAAGTTCTCTTTAGGTGacagatttcaaattttttagtcGTTGGATTCAAATGctagaatttttatttaaagattctcaaatatcaaaatcttgAGGGTTATCACTGGAGGGTTATGTTTTAGGCTTATTATAACCCcactttcttctctctcttccttctAAATCTCTCTTTAATTCctccattttctattatttcatttatttttaaaattttattcttttgtttatcgaatgttttttctttttaattaataagaatatttttttaaaatttattttatttacgaaattaattttaattaaatttgtttacgCATTTAacgtttttttataatttcataattttatgtcttttatttatttttctctttttatttgttctgtACCTTTTCAGATAtgttatttcaaaactaatctATCATATCTAAACTATTCatgataaatttaagttaaatgattttctaaaaaaaaattgatttcattaaatttataaaacaacaaaagcgaaatcaataaaaataactttggaataattaaataacataaaaaaaatgtttaacaaatattttaaaaatatttaaactttaattgtacaaatctttttttaaaaaaatttctttaaaaatttaatttaatgacaaaatttgatttaaaatttatttgaattaaattttgaatctaaaatCTTTATCAAACTATgttaatacttttttatatcttCCATCCATTTCATTATAATAGTCTATAAATACTTGTTGCTTCAAAGAACAGAACAACAATCCTCttgtttaaatgaaaacaCAGTAGTTTATTCAATTGAGTacttaaaaaagttgaaaatttcacGTCGAATTTAAAGAActaagataaattattttaaatatatgaaatttgtgtattagatttagaatataaatttttaaaaaaagtataaaagaataaatttcataacattATTTACGTAATCCTTCTCCCGAATCCATCTTATCAAAACTACCctataactatttttcaaaatacatattaaCATAACACTAtctatcataattatttcCTCAAATCCATACTATCGTAACACTAGTTTTATCATCGCATGAGTCATTTCATAATCCAACATTTCCTCTAAACGGTCCCTAAAGATTTTCAGAGAGTagtatgaaaataaatgatattgtGGACTCTAATTTCCTCGAAAGAGACAAAACtatgtttttaataaatgatttttacAAATGACAATGGACACATTTGTAAAAGTAACCGTGGGAGAAAATTTTAGCACTAGGATCTACCGGAGGTGCCTAAATAATAGAATGAGGGAGTATATGTTATtgtaaagttaaaatatttttcattgtaaattgaatcatataattattaaaaaatgacataACTTCAACGTCAAACACATGGTATAATTAAGTCTTctacttatttgaaaatgttatctTCATAGACAACTTTTAAGAACAGGACCTTAGTGCTTTTAGTGACCCCATAATGAGTCATGAGTCATTACCATTCccaaaatttttcattatatagaTAACTTGGGTGGAAAAAACTGGATTAAAAACCTATAAGCCAATTGAAATCAACTAAAATGGGATCCACACCAAAGCTAAAATCCATTATCTCGCCCTCTCAAAAGTTGTTCCAAGTCTCACCACACAAATATTAACTATAAAAAGTCGATTTTAGTTTTCTGAAGTTGAATGTAGCTAGATGAAAGAAAACGctattaaaacaatttgagTATTCATCTAATATGTATTCTTGCAGCCACATACATATTTAATAGAACTTTATGGACTCAAGCTTCTCCAACTTTATACtcttatatatacataaacatacacacacatatgcaTATATAATTCACATAGTATCATACCACTCACTAGCATTTGTCTTTCAGCCCCCTTTCATACTTGAGTTAATGTCACAtccattcaaattatttttactgCATCATAAAACCCCATGTCAATAATGGTTTGTTATAATCTAAAAATGAAGGTTCAATCCTTATCTTCTGTTATTAGAAAATGCatgcctttctttttttcgaTTTTGAGGCTTCTTGAATAACGATATAGTGAAAAGccaataaagaaagagatatattcttttatatttgtaattggATTCTTAAACCAAACAAAGTTAGGGAGTTGCGAGCTCTTGTATAACCCCAAAATGTTGATATTGTTAGTTTGGAAGTGCTTTCTTAGTTATTGAATATTGActatagaaaatatttgttgtgCTAGAAATTGGTAGTTTTTCAAGAAGCAtccatattttgaaaagagtGAGGAGATAGACTAATGAGGTATGGTGGTTTTTCAACACTCACTACCTCCATCGAGGacgaggaaaatgaaataatttttattaaaaaatattatttttttaagaaaactttttatgttaaaataaaaataatattcactgttattttttattttctttattatgaACAAACGAAGGCTACACATTCAATGTAACCTCAAACCCTAAGAAACTTGGAATTTTCAAAGAGTTTGAAAGGATGAAtctaaataaagtaaatatgaGAAAGTAGGCTTGAGAAGTGTCACTGTAAGTGTGTCATGGTAGGTAGAAAGATGGAAAGCTAAGAAGAAAGGGTTTAAGAGTTAAGAAGATTAggttaaaaagagaaaatttttgGCTAACTCCATGGCCTAAGCATTTTGGGGCTTGGctaaaaagaagagataacCTCCAAGCATTTAGACAAGAGTGGGAGGCAAGCTTGAGTTGTGGATGTGTGGCCAAGAAGGTTGAAATAACTTCCATGTGTGCTTGGCGAGATGACCTTGGCTAGGTGAGAAGAGTGTCCATAGAGGTTAGTTGGGACGTTTAGGCTTGGTGAGAAAGACTTCTTAAAGGTTTGTGAGGCGTGGAAGATAGGTGTGGAGGGCATGGCTATGTGAGATGAGGTTAGCAGCCATGTCAAGTGAGGTTAGTAAGGCATTTCCAAGGACTCAAGGCATTTTGAGTGAGGTTAGGTGAGATGTAGAAGAAGTGGAGTCGGTGAAGTACTTTATAGATGTCATGTGCATGCTTAGGTTAAATTTCGATAAACAGGAGGTGTCAATAATTTCTCATGCAAGGTTCAATATTAATAGGTCATTTCCAATTGAAATTTCTTCCAATTTACTCATGCGTTTTTGCTGAAATTGGTCTTAAACATTCATAAATTGTGTTCATTTTGTAAGCTAGGGCTCCTAGTTTAATATGATGAGACGAAGGTTGAATTTGAGTTGAAAGAAGGGAGAATGGTCATTCTCGAAAGGATTTTGAATAGTCTTCACTTCAAGGAGGCTACAGAACACAATACGTAAAGGTTTTCGCTGAAATTTGAGGTACGAAAGTTAAGACATTTTCCAGCAACTTtgtagaataaaatattttcattcaagTTCTGAATGTTAAGATTAAGCTCTAAAGGGAAGTTAAGGTTCTAGCCGAAAAATGGTGTTCATTGCAGTGTTGGTGGTTGGTTGAGTGTAAGTGGGTTTTAGGCGAGATGGACGTGTGTTTTGGATTAAAATAGGTTAGCGTGTGTGTTGGCTTGTATTGGACGCCCAACCTGCCCACAAAGTGTCATTGTCAAGCAAGTGCATGACAAACCCTGCGCGTGCGAAAGGCCACACGAGATGCTTGAGGCCCGCATAGCATGCCTCCTTGCAAGGTTAGCACACGACAAGGCCTGCCTAGGCTTTGCACGTGTGTGCCACCCTTGCCACCCACCCCATGTGCGTTAGCCATGCTAAATATGCGTTTTTGGGCCGTTTCAAGAATTTTTGAGAACTTTAAGTGAAGTTATGATGTTTTTATGATTAAAGggaattaaatagaattattTCTTGTTATCTCAGGTTAAgagaagattgaaaaaatttatagaccAAGGGTTTGAGGTGCCATCTGTGAGTGACAACATGATTTCTAAATGACAATtctaaatatgatttacaagctaccatttaaatatgttttgagATGATTACTGATCTATACTGATTATGATATCTTGATTTCCAAGCACGTTTATGAAAAGTACTTGAATATGcctaatttgaaatgttttaataAAGCATGTATTCTTTGACCTGAGTAAGGTTTAGAGAAACTGCAAGGCATCATTGAGGTTTCCTCATATTAGTCTCGCTTCAAGATTAACGAGGAGTTTAGTCAAGGGCCTAGGTCAGATGAAAACTTTATCTTGGTTGTGAGcggttttaaaatattttgaaaaccaaaagGGTTTTCAACTCATATTTGAACTATTGAGTattgatgtttatttaatGCTACCATTTGATTTGGAAATGGATTATGATTTGTAAAAGGTTTTTAGTACCCTATGTGATGAATATTGCCTTACACTTGCTTTGTGATCTGGTATAAGATGTCTTACATTTGCTCTGTGTTTTGGTGTAAGATGCCTTACACTTTCTTTGTGTTCTAGTGGAAGACAACTTATACTTGTTGTGTGGTTTGATTTAAGATTTCTTTTGCTTGCTTTGTGATATTGCATTGAAAGATGTGCTATGCCTATATGGAATTGATGGTATTTGTTGCGTGCATTGAGATTACCCTGAACAACTGCAACTCAAAtatgagaataataataacatttcaGCTGAGGATGAGTGCATTTGTGAAGCATTGAGAATTTATGCGAGGAAAAGATGAATTTCCAAAGAGAATATTTGTGAACTAAGTGTTGTggattttgaatatttaaaattgcttAAGGGCAGTAGAATGGTTTTTGGATTTGAAATGCATGTTCTTGTCAATCCTGTTATGTTTCCAAAATGAATTTCAAGTTTATGATTATGCATTTTGTTTACAAAAAcctatttaaattaaatgtgttGATGAAAATTCTCACTCACTAGACattttgtctaattttttaaatgttttgtttttcctcaGGTAGCGAAGGACATCTAGAGTTTGATTTGTCGTTTTGATAACATGTTGTGCCATAGTTGCATCACATCTTGTTAGTGATATCCACTCACTACTACAAAACCTATAATACTTGACGCTTGTAGTTTTGAAATACTTGACGCTTCTAataaaaactgtcaagtaatgtaaaaaacgtcaagaataataattagtgaaaaaagatatatatatatttttttatttcaaaagcaTCAAGATTAGTGGtaattacttgacattttttaaatgtcaactaatatatattttcacatttttcttataaaaaaaaattctctttttttattttcccaaAACTCCCTTTCcccatttctaaaaaaatctcGAAGTTTTTCCTCCAATTTGTTTTTCCTCTTCCCCCATTTTCTCCCATCACCAAACGAACACCTCCTCGTTCGTCTTCCCCGTTACTCTCTCCATTCGTGCACCACCACCTTCAATTGTCAGttgatagtttttatttgtctTCTCTGTTCGTGCGGCACCACCTCCTCGTTCGTCTTCCCCCTCCCTCTCCCCGCTTTCACAATTTTACATtgttccaaaatttaaaatccaattGATGACTGGTTGTATGTTACATTGatgtttgaagtttaaaatctTCAATATAGAGTGTCTGAGAAGACGCCACTTCGTCTTCGTCTTCGTCTTCCTCTTCGATTTCCTTCCCATTGCCTCCCTTTCAATGCCCTATTTCCTCTACCAAGTTCTTGCTTGGTTGGTTCAGACACCAATCAACCAACCATTTTtagtttctctttttgttgggaagaaaaaacatgattaaattttatcaGAATTCTTCAATTGAATGGAAGCCCTCTCCTCTAGTTGCACAAGCCTCTAGTGCTGATTATTCTCAGGTGGCGAGTGCCCGAGAAGACAACTTGCTTGAGATTTGGCTGATCTCTCTTGGTTCTGTTGGGTGACACTGTCGGTTGGTATGGTCGCACTATCATTTATTCGATTCTTGGTCCAACCgattgattttgaagtttgattCAATTGTGCTTTTTATGCCGAGTGTAGCCACCTATTTTTATCCTActcatatatatctttttttaaatattaatattagtaataattgctaaattatttatttatttacttttaaaaaaggtaaaaaaaattaataataacataatatcttataatatttcatttttatcattttaggaaacaaaaataaatcaaatttttttaaaaaaaatcttttaatattatatttgtactattttaggaaaaaagaaatgaatttgttttaaataaaatcttctaatatcaattttgacttacttaaatcattttaggaaaaaagaaaatcaattttaaataaaagtatcttaatattcatttgatatattaatttatttttcacaaaatctcaaaattcatattttattttaaaactagctCTTTTGAGGACGTCGGCCGCTCCGCGTCGTCTTGGGCACGTGGCGACATAGAGCATTAGTGGAAATCCCACTTTTAGGCTGTCATCACTTGTTTGGTGTTTTGCTCGTTCAAAAGATAGGCTTTTTGGTTGTTTATTTTCATCCAACATTAATGGTTCCATTTTGGAGTaggatttgtttgatttaaagCAGAAAGTATACactcttgttttttttaaagaaattctGTTAATTTGTCGTAGTCTTATGGACTTCAAGTTAATGGTTTAATGTGTTGTTTCTAATGTTCAACAAAGCATCTGTGTCTATTTAAATGTTGCAGTGGCGTTTATGTAATATTCATTCTTCTTTAAATGCTATATGAAACACAATGAGTGCAGTATTTAAATTCACCGAAGATATTTGAATATTGATACGAAAATTATTGCTAGAATGGTGAAATTTGCGGTTAGTAATATATCTCAATATGACTTTGGGTCTTTATGGAGTACTGTATTTAGCTTGAGGGGAAAGATAttctttttaactaatttacCAAGCTTTATTTGGGGAGAATACTTTTTAATGATGACATTCATGTTAGaacctttttgttttactaATTCGATAATCTCAATCAACTCTACTATAATCATCATTGTTGAATGTTAGGAGACAACTTCTGTGGTACTTGCTTGGCTCATTTCAGCTTTAAAGGTTGTTGGCAGATCCTTAACTGATCATAGGTTTTTATTCCTTGGAGCTGGAGAAGTAAATCCATAGTATAGACTAAGTTGGGCTAAAGAGGATATTTTATAACCAAGTTGTTTGTACTTAAACCATTTTGTATCTGTAATTTGCTTAACACTAGATTTTTATGCAAACTCTTACGTATTTATGAagtactttcttttttaagattttcagTTTAAACGTCTAATGCATTTGGGTATGTTATATGTCTTATGTGGAGTAGTCTATGTGATACAAACATTAGACAATGTAGTAGCAAGTGAGAGTCTAAGCGTTTCATAGAATGAAACCTTCCACTAAATCAACTAAGTATGTAGTAGTATTGAttaaagaagtaaaataatgGCGAGGAAATTTCACTTAC
This DNA window, taken from Cucumis sativus cultivar 9930 chromosome 6, Cucumber_9930_V3, whole genome shotgun sequence, encodes the following:
- the LOC101208886 gene encoding LOW QUALITY PROTEIN: elongation factor 2 (The sequence of the model RefSeq protein was modified relative to this genomic sequence to represent the inferred CDS: deleted 1 base in 1 codon), whose translation is MVKFTAEELRRIMDYKHNIRNMSVIAHVDHGKSTLTDSLVAAAGIIAQEVAGDVRMTDTRQDEAERGITIKSTGISLYYEMSDESLKSYKGERHGNEYLINLIDSPGHVDFSSEVTAALRITDGALVVVDCIEGVCVQTETVLRQALGERIRPVLTVNKMDRCFLELQVDGEEAYQTFQRVIENANVIMATYEDPLLGDVQVYPEKGTVAFSAGLHGWAFTLTNFAKMYASKFGVDEAKMMERLWGENFFDPATKKWTSKNTGTATCKRGFVQFCYEPIKQIIATCMNDRKDKLWPMLQKLGVVMKSDEKDLMGKPLMKRVMQTWLPASTALLEMMIFHLPSPAKAQKYRVENLYEGPQDDVYASAIRNCDPEGPLMLYVSKMIPASDKGRFFAFGRVFSGKVSTGLKVRIMGPNYVPGEKKDLYVKSVQRTVIWMGKKQETVEDVPCGNTVAMVGLDQFITKNATLTNEKEVDAHPIRAMKFSVSPVVRVAVQCKVASDLPKLVEGLKRLAKSDPMVVCTMEESGEHIVAGAGELHLEICLKDLQDDFMGGAEIIKSDPVVSFRETVLERSCRTVMSKSPNKHNRLYMEARPMEDGLAEAIDDGRIGPRDDPKVRSKILSEEFAWDKDLAKKIWCFGPETTGPNMVVDMCKGVQYLNEIKDSVVAGFQWASKEGALAEENMRGICFEVCDVVLHADAIHRGGGQVIPTARRVIYASQLTAKPRLLEPVYLVEIQAPEQALGGIYSVLNQKRGHVFEEMQRPGTPLYNIKAYLPVIESFGFSSTLRAATSGQAFPQCVFDHWEMMSSDPLESGSQAAQLVADIRKRKGLKEQMTPLSDFEDKL